The genomic DNA AAGTCGCCTTGGAAAGTCTCCATCCCTATTCTGTGCGAAACAATGTCCGACAGATTAAGGTGCCCGGCTACCCATGGGTCCTTCATCTTAAAATCCGGCAGGTATTTCTGAACCTTGTCACTAAGTGAACATTTGCCCTCATCTTCCAGCATTGCAAGTGCGGTTCCTGTAAACGCCTTGGTGTTTGATCCTATTAGAAAAAGGGTGTTCTCATCAACTTTATCGTTTTTGCCGGCCTCACGGACGCCGTAGCCTTTCATTACAACCACTTTGCCGTCTTTTACAACACACACCGAAACGCCCGGAATATCCCAGCTTTTAAGTGCGCGTTCAACATATGCGTCAAGACTGTCTGAAATGAAAGCAGGAAGTTTTTCCTGTGCAGTAACATTAACGAAAAGAATTAAAACTAATATTGGCATGAGCAGCTTGTTTCTCATTTGTCGCCCGAAAGATTGTTTTTGATTAAGGATAATCTAATAAATTTTTTGTTAACACTGAATTTAAAAGCTAATAAAATTGTGCGTTTGAAACTTTCTTCAGGAGTTTATATCATACCTAATAGAAATACTTTTAACACTTTTTATCGGTGCCTTTCAAAAATGGATTTTGGATGAATACCATAGAATGGACTCTCATAATTTCAGGCGGCGCTTTCTTAGCCGGGATGCTTGGCGCACTAACCGGACTTGGCGGGGGCGTTGTAATTGTTCCCATGCTTTCACTTTTGTTTGGAGTTGATATACGCTACGCAATCGGGGCGTCACTGGTCTCTGTAATTGCAACTTCCTCAGGAGCTGCCGCAGCATACGTAAAAGAGGGCTTTTCAAATATCCGTATCGGCATGTTCCTCGAAATAGCTACAAC from Ignavibacteria bacterium includes the following:
- a CDS encoding TSUP family transporter, translating into MNTIEWTLIISGGAFLAGMLGALTGLGGGVVIVPMLSLLFGVDIRYAIGASLVSVIATSSGAAAAYVKEGFSNIRIGMFLEIATT